In a genomic window of Fusobacterium sp. DD2:
- a CDS encoding LrgB family protein, with protein MREIIIKITETPLFGVIISLVAFEIGMYIFKKTKMAVFNPLLIATIIVMGFLHFFTVPVKNYMLGANFVVFFLAPATVVLAVPLFQKIDMLKKYFVPIIGGGIVGAVTAILSVVAIGKFLGIDHDLLLSFMPKSITTPIGIEVSRMLGGIPSITVFAIIITGITGNVTAPFIYSLFRIKHPVAKGLGLGISSHAVGTSRAIQMGEIEGAMSALSIVIAGILTLALAPLVKILL; from the coding sequence ATGAGAGAAATTATTATTAAGATAACTGAAACACCTCTATTTGGTGTTATTATAAGTTTAGTTGCTTTTGAAATTGGGATGTATATATTTAAAAAGACTAAAATGGCAGTTTTTAATCCTCTTCTTATAGCAACAATAATTGTTATGGGATTTTTACACTTCTTTACTGTACCTGTAAAAAACTACATGCTTGGAGCAAATTTTGTAGTGTTTTTTCTAGCACCAGCTACTGTTGTTTTAGCTGTGCCACTATTTCAAAAAATAGATATGTTGAAAAAATACTTTGTACCAATAATTGGTGGAGGTATAGTTGGAGCTGTTACTGCAATTCTTTCAGTAGTAGCAATTGGTAAATTTTTAGGTATAGATCATGATTTACTTCTATCTTTTATGCCTAAATCTATTACAACACCTATTGGGATAGAGGTATCAAGAATGCTTGGAGGTATCCCATCAATTACAGTGTTTGCTATTATAATAACAGGGATAACTGGTAACGTTACTGCACCATTTATTTACTCTCTATTTAGAATAAAACATCCAGTGGCAAAAGGTCTTGGACTTGGAATATCAAGTCACGCTGTTGGAACAAGTAGAGCAATTCAAATGGGTGAGATAGAAGGAGCTATGAGTGCTTTATCTATCGTTATAGCAGGTATTTTAACATTAGCCTTAGCACCATTGGTAAAAATATTACTTTAA
- a CDS encoding CidA/LrgA family protein, with amino-acid sequence MLREFLLIFVINYIGVIIAQVFKLPIPGTILGMLLLFILLYTKVLKVSSIERAANFLLLNMTIFFLPPSVELLDTMYLLKNGTLKIVFLVIFSTLLTMVVTAKTVEFLIKRVDK; translated from the coding sequence ATGTTAAGAGAATTTTTACTAATATTCGTTATCAACTACATAGGGGTTATCATCGCACAAGTTTTTAAATTGCCAATACCAGGAACAATATTAGGGATGTTGTTACTGTTTATATTATTATATACAAAGGTATTAAAAGTATCTTCAATAGAAAGAGCAGCTAATTTTTTGCTTCTTAATATGACAATTTTCTTTTTGCCACCATCAGTTGAACTATTAGATACAATGTATTTACTTAAAAATGGAACACTTAAAATTGTATTTTTAGTTATATTTTCAACACTTCTTACTATGGTTGTTACAGCTAAAACAGTTGAATTTTTAATAAAGAGGGTGGATAAATAA